In Desulfuromonas acetexigens, the genomic stretch GATAGGGATCGGCGGCCAGGGCGCGGTCGCGGAAGGCGGGCCAGGCGCCGTCTTTTTCCGAGAGATAGGTGACCGCCCCATCGTCGAGGCGGCCGGGGATGTCTTCGTCATACCAGGGGGCGAGGTAGTCGTGCTTGGTCAGGGCGATACTGGCGTTGGGAATGAGGCCGCCCTTGGTGTCCCAGTTGCCGATGATCGTGTTGAGAATCGCCATGGCCCGACGCATCTGCGTGTCGTTCGCCATAAAGGAAGAGCGCCGGCCCTGGTAATAAACCGCCTTAGGTGCAGCGGCAGCGAATTCCCGGGCGATGCGGCGGATGTCGGCGGCGGGGATTTCGCACTCGGCGGCCGCCCACTCCGGGGTGTAGGGGGCGATGTGCGGGACGAGCTGCTCGAAGCCGACGGTGAATTCGTCGATAAAGGCCTGGTCTTGAAGGTTTTCCGTGACGATCACATGGATCATGGCGAGGATGAAGGCCATGTCCGTTCCCGGCTTGATCGGAAACCACTCGTCGGCCTTGGCCGAGGTCTTGGTGAAGCGGGGATCGAGATAGACCAGTTTGCGCTTGCCGCCGTCCCCCCGCAGCAGGTCGATGGAGTCGGGGGTCATCAGCGCTTCGCTGCGGTTGGCGCCGCTCATGATGATGAAGTCGGCGTTGAGTACGTCCGGGGTCGGGTTGGTGCCGAAGGTGGCGCCGAAGCCCTGGATGTTGGAAGAAAGGCAGAGGGTCGGATGGCGCAGGGTGTTGGGGGAGCCGTAGCACTCGGCGAGCTGGGTGAAGAAATGCTCCGAGAAGGTCCCTTCCGTCGAGGCGAACATGACGCTGGCGCGGGAATATTTATCCTTGATCTCGTTCATGTTCTTCGCCACCAGGTCGAGGGCTTCCTCCCAGGTGGCGCGACGGAACTTGCCTTCGCCGCGCTTGCTCCCTTCGACGCGGATCAGGGGATATTTCAGGCGGTCGGGATCGTAGACGACCTTGACCCCGGCATTCCCCCGGGCACAGAGCATGGCGCGGCTGCGGATGAAAAACTCGGGGTTGGGGTCGAGCTTCTGGATGACGCCGTCCTTCACCCGAGCGATGAAGCCGCACTTGTTGACGCACATGCCACAGCTGCTGTAGACGTCCTTGCTGCCGAGGCCGGTCGGGGCGTCGATGCGGCCATCCTTGGCCAGCGCCTTGAGGACTTTCACCTGCGAGCCGATGGCGATGGTGGCCAGGGCGCAGGAAGAGAGACCCATGAAGTGTCGCCGGCTGACTTTCTTTTCAAGTAGGCGTGCCACGTTGTTCTCCTTTGCGTGGGGTCGATTTTGCCGGATCGCACGGAGCAATCCCGGGCTGCATGAAACCGTATGTCTCGTTGTGAAGAGGCGGGGATGATGATTGTTGAGCGATAAAATATACAAATAGCGATTTTTGCATGAAGCGGGCCAATCGACTTGAGGAATGGAACGTATATCGAATTACTTGGATAAGCCGTTGCCACGCTTGATTTTTGCGGATTTTTAATCTTTCTCCCCCCGGCACCCGCCAGTACGGGATTCCGCCGAATCGCCGGGAGATATCCGTGAAATCGCGATATATGCATAACCGGGATTCCGTCATTCCGCTGAATCGTCGGGATTCCCGCAAACGAGAAGGATGATTCATAAAAAAAGGGGGGAACCCAATCGGTTCCCCCCTTGGGGTGTGACGCCGGAATGTCCGGTCTGGCTTTTTAGAACTTGACGGTCAGAGCCGCATTGACGTTCCAGGCCGTGTCGACGGCCGGGAGCATGGAGAAGGCTTTGCCATCGAGAACGTCATCGATCTTTTGCGGTTTGCCGACGGGCGAGCCGCTGCCGGTGTACTCGTAGTCATAGTAGAGGCCGGCCAGTTTGATGAACATCTTCGGGTTGACGTCGATGATGTAGTAGGCCTCGCCGACATGACCGCGAGTGGCGAGTTTGCTGCCGATCAGGTCGTCCTGGGCCTGGGTGAAGGGGGTCCAGTATTTGGAGCCGTAGTTGTACTCCAGGCCGAATTTGCCCATGGGGGCGGGAATCTGAACGCCGACGTAGGCCGAGTAGCCGTCACGGTTTTCATCCGAGTCGGCGCGATCGGCTCTCATGATGATTTCGTCACGAGTGTTGTTGAGTTCCGCTACCCAGACGGCGTCGGAGAGCATCCCGCCGAACATGCCGGTTTTGCCGTTGGGGCGGGCCTGGGTCCAGCCGAAGGAGCCGAACCAGTTGATGCCGTTCATCTCCTCGCGGGCAAAGCCGAGGCCGGCGAGGTTGATGTCGCCGATGGTGGTCGAGGGCTGGACGCGGGTCACGAAGTTGAAGTTCGGGAACTTCTGCATGTCCGCGTTCATGGTCGGAGCGAAGATCGGGCCGAACTGGGAGGGGAAAGCGATCGTCCCTTTGAAGCCGTCGGTCACGTCCATGGCGCGGAAGAGGGTCATCTGCAGGAAGTTGGTGCCGTCGTTGAGGAGGTCGATATTGAAGCCGCCGAGGTGGACGTCTTTGGTTTCAATCTCATTGAAGAGCTCGCCGTTGCCGATTTCAGATTCGAAACCCTGGCCGTAGCAGAAACGGATGGTCTGGCCCTCGATGCCGGTGTGTTTGCTCAGGTGGTACCCGGCGGTGATGCCGTCGAAGTTGAAATGGACCAGGTGCCCCGAGGGGGTGCCGCCGCGCTGCTCGTTTTCACGATACTGGCTGGGGGGGCCGTAGGTCGAGGGACGCCGGCCGATGGAGAGATAGAAGGGGGTGTCGCCAATGTCCCGCCAGTCGAAGTAGGCGCGCTCGACACGCACCAGGTCGCCGCTGGTATTGCCGCTGCTGGTGCCGTCCATGGTGAAGGAGTTCCACGAATCGAAGACCTTGGTGCCGGTGGAATCGCCCCAGTTCTTGTACATGAGCAGACGGCCGGAGAAGCTGACGTTATCCCAGACGTCGGCCTTCATGCCGAGACGCAGGCGAGTGGTGTAGGCGATGTCGTTGTTGATGTCTTTGGGTTTTACGATAACCCCAGCAGGGAGCATGCGAAAGGGACCGACGCCAGCAGGCATATTCCCCGACACAAAAGCGCTAAGGAGGTTGGTGTATTGAGGGTCAAGCAGCATTTTGGTGAGAGGAGTGAGAGTAGTAACCTGAGTCCCTGGGGCCCCGCTCATAGCGCCAAGTAAATAGGATAGTTTTTCAGCATCCGTCCCGGACGGGGTGGCAAAACTTAAACCGGTGCCACCAGCGTCAACCAATTGGGTATTAAACCCGGAAGTCACGTTTAGCCCCGTTGGCATTCCGGTTGCTGGATCGAAATTGATTGCCTTGGTGCCAAAATCGTTAAAGTCAACCTGAATACCGGGATTCCAGGTGACGTCCTGGTAGTGCAGGGAGTCGAACTTGTTGCGCAGATCTCCGTACCAGTTGATGCGGTCGAGGGCGGTTTTGCGCTCGACTTTGTCGACGCGGGCCATGAGGTCTTCTACGTCTTCCTCGATCTCGGCGGCCGGGGCCGGGGCGGCTTCGCTTTCCTTCACCTGCGAGGCGATAGCGTTGAGCTGTTCCTGAAGAGCCTGAATCTGCTGTTGCAGCTCTTCGACGGTGGGGGCGGCCAGGGCTGTGGCAGGTACGGCCAAGGTCGCCACCAGCAAGGCGATCAACATTTTACGCATGGTGTTTGTGCCTCCTGATAAAAATGATGACTGTTCAGGTGGGAATTTAGAGCTTTTCTCATGGTTTCCACCCGCAAACTACGGCACCCAATGTGCCAATCCCTCTTCCGACGCACAACGGCTCCGGAGTTTTTCAACCCCGGAGCCGTTGGTTTTTTTCATGACTCGCTCTTTGGCTGTGATGGCATAAGGCTTAGCCGCAGGTTTCCGGCTGATCCGAGTCGGCAGCATGATCGATCAGGTACTGTTGAACGTCATTCATGTCCTTCTCGCTGATGCCGGCCTTGGTCGCGCAGGCCGAGCTCTTGTCGCCGAAGAAACGCTCCCATTGGGCCTGGGTCTTCTTCATGGGGGTGACGACGCCGCCTTCCGCCCCTTCCACATGGCAGGATTTGCAGTTTTTCTTGAAGAGGTACTTGCCTTTCTTGGCGTTGCCGCCTTCGGCGGCGACGGCCGCGGAAGCGCAGAAAGCCGCGATGGACAAAATGGCGATGACTTTGGCAAGACGTTTCATGTTGATTTTCCTCCGTTGCTTGGGTTAGGGCGCCTGCTCCGCCGGTGCGGTGGCGTCGATCAGTCTCTGGCACATTCCCGTTTTGACGTCCTCTGACGTTTAAACGTAAATTTCGAATATTCCTATTTCATGGTTTGTGCCAGATGCCAAGCTTTTTTGTCGGAAAAAGAAAAATTTTTTTAAAACATCCAGTTTTTCATATGTTGTCTGCGTTCGGGCAGCCGAAGGCTGGGGGTGGATAGAGTCTCGATGTTCGAAAGTCATGTGCCGACTCGGTGAATTGACGGAATCCGGTCGGTGAATTGACCATATCGGGCATTTTCCCCCAGGATTGATGGCGGCCAAAAACTCGTTACCGGCCTGCATCTGCCCCCATGCAAAGCTCGCCAAGTGCCGATTTAGGGGTGGAACTCGATGGGGAAAAAGACTAAGATTCAACCCTTTGAAAGAACGACCGCGCTATCTTAATCCATACAAAGGGAGGTTTTCGTTTCATGAGCAACGAAGTCAACAAAGTCATCTATTCGATGATCCGGGTCAGCAAGTTCTATGACAAGAAACCGGTTCTCAAGGATATTTCTCTCTCTTATTTTTACGGGGCCAAAATCGGCGTCCTCGGTCTGAACGGTTCGGGCAAGAGTTCGCTGCTGCGCATCCTCGCCGGGGTCGATAAGGAATTCAATGGCGAGACGATCCTTTCCCCCGGCTACACCGTCGGTTATCTGGAGCAGGAACCGCTGGTGAACGAGGAACGGACGGTGCGGGAGGTGGTCGAGGAAGGGGTGCAGGAGACCGTCGATCTGCTCAAAGAGTTTGAGGAGATCAATCTCAAATTCGCCGAGCCGATGGACGATGACGCCATGAACAAGCTCATCGAGCGTCAGGGGGTGGTGCAGGAGCGCCTCGACAATCTCGATGCCTGGGATCTCGACAGCCGACTGGAGATGGCTATGGACGCCCTGCGCTGTCCCCCGGCCGACACCCCGGTCAAAATTCTCTCCGGCGGCGAGAAGCGCCGCGTCGCCCTCTGTCGCCTGCTCTTGCAGAAGCCGGACATCCTGCTCCTTGACGAGCCGACCAACCATCTCGACGCCGAAAGCGTCGCCTGGCTGGAACATCACCTCCAGCGCTATCCCGGCACCATCATCGCCGTCACCCATGACCGTTACTTTCTCGACAACGTGGCGGGCTGGATTCTCGAACTCGATCGCGGTGAGGGGATTCCCTGGAAGGGGAACTATTCGTCCTGGCTGGAGCAGAAGGAAGAGCGTCTGCGTCGCGAGGAAAGGTCCGAGTCGAACCGGCAGAAGACCCTGGAGCGGGAGCTGGAGTGGATCCGCATGTCGCCCAAGGGGCGCCACGCCAAGAGCCAGGCGCGTATCACCGCTTATGAAAAGCTCCTCGGCCAGGAGGCGGAGAAGCGCGAAAAGGATCTCGAACTTTACATCCCGCCGGGACCGCGTCTGGGCGATGTGGTCATCGAGGCAACGGATGTGAGCAAGGCCTACGGCGACCGCCTGCTGGTCGAAGGGCTGAACTTCCGGCTGCCGCCGGGCGGCATCGTCGGTGTCATCGGTCCCAACGGCGCCGGCAAGTCGACCCTCTTTCGGATGATCTGCGGTCAGGAGCAGCCCGACGCCGGGACCATCCGCATCGGCGACACGGTGCAGCTGGCCTATGTCGATCAGAACCGCACCCTCGACTCGGAAAAATCGATCTGGGAAGAAATCACTGGCGGGCAGGAACAGCTCCAGCTTGGCAAGCAGCTGGTCAATTCCCGTGCCTATGTGTCCCGTTTCAACTTTTCCGGTACCGAGCAGCAGAAGAAGGTCGGCACCCTCTCCGGCGGTCAACGCAACCGCGTGCATCTGGCCAAGATGCTGAAAGAAGGGGCCAACGTGCTGCTCCTCGACGAGCCGACCAACGACCTCGACGTCAACACCATGCGGGCGCTGGAAGAGGCGCTGGAAAATTTCGGCGGCTGCGCCGTCGTCATCAGCCATGACCGCTGGTTTCTCGACCGCCTGGCGACCCACATCCTCGCCTTCGAGGGGGAGAGCAAGGCGATCTGGTTCGAAGGCAACTATTCCGAATACGAGGCGGACCGCAAAAAGCGCCTCGGCGCCGCCGCTGACCAGCCGCATCGTATCAAATACCGGCATTTGACCCGCTGATTTAAGTCATTTGCCCGGTCGTCCGTAGTCGCTGGGGACGCCGGATCGTTCCACCTAAGGCCCGGGCTTGAGCTCGGGCCTTTTTTGGGTTTTCGGCCGCGCACGCTCCGAGCTTTTAATGAGCTAAAAATTTGGCCTGATAAATGCTTCCACTGACAGGGCCATCGGCTTGGGGCGGGTTCCGTCCTTGACGGGCCGCGTGATGGCGAGCATAGTTGGAGGAAATTCATTTTTTGGGGATGTCGGGATGCAGCAGGCCGAAGAGAAGACAAATACAGACACCGAAACCAAGGTCAGCGACTGGGGATTGCCCCGGGGGTTGGGCCGTTACTCCCAGCTTTTCGCCGATCCCTTGGGGCGTTTGCGGCTGGCGGCCAAGGCCCGCTGGCTCTTTCTGGCGCTGGTGGGGGTTTACGGCCTGTGCGCTGGCGTCCTCTATTCCTTCAGCGAGTACGGTTTTTTTCTCAACGGCACGCAGATCGCGATCCTGGTTCTTTCGTCGGCCGCCATCGTTTTTTACAACGCGGTCTTTCCCCGGATCTTCCGCCACACCCGTTTTGTCGTCTCGGTGGCACCGCTACAGATCGTCCTCGATCTCTGTTTCGTCACGGTGCTGGTCTATTTCAGCGGTGGCGGCGCCAGCTGGTTCTGGCCGGTCTATCTGCTGGTCACGCTTGAAGCGGCGGTGTTGGTCGAAAAACGTCAGACCGTCTGGCGTCTCGGGGCGCTTGGCGGCACTCTTTATGGTTGTCTGCTCCTCGCTACCTATCTGCAGCTCATCCCCCACATCGACATGCCCTTCGTCGACCATTCCCTGCATAACGACGGACTCTATCTCGTCCTCATGTGGTGCTGGGTCAGTCTGCTCAATGCGGCGGCGGCGGTGATCGGCGCCTATCTCATGGCAGTGCTGCGCCGCGAGAACCAGGCGGTACGCGAAAGCGGGGAACGCCTGCGCGATTTCCTCGATTCGGCCAACGATCTTATTTTCAGCGCCGATGCATCAGGCCGGTTTCTCTATGCCAACCGGGCCTGGCGGGAGACCCTGGGCTACCGCCCGGAAGCCGAACCGGAGCTGCGCGTGCAGGAGATTCTGCTTGAGGATGACCGTCCCAAGTGTCTGACCGAACTGCAACGGGTCTTCGATTCTCAGGAAAGTCGCTATCTCGAAGGACGTTTCTCGGCCAAGGGGGGGCGGGTCATCGAGGTGGAAGGGAATGTCACCTTCAGTCGGCAAGAGGATTCCCAAGGGGCGATCTGGGCCATCTGCCGGGATGTGACGTCGCGCAAGAAGGCCCAGGAACAGCTTTATCACATGGCTCACCATGACATGCTCACCAGCTTGCCCAACCGGCTCTTTTTCATCGACCGGCTGCAGCAGGCCAACGCCCTGGCCCGGCGGGCGAAGAAGCTGGTTGGGGTGCTCTTTCTCGATCTCGACCGCTTCAAGATCATCAACGATACCCTCGGGCATTCGGTGGGGGACATCCTGCTGCAGGAGATCGCCGACCGTTTGCGGCTCTGCGTCCGCGAAGTCGATACGGTCGCGCGCCTGGGTGGGGACGAGTTCACCGTTATCCTCGGCAATCTCAACACCCTGGAAGAGGCCGAGCAGGTGGCCGACAAGATTCTCAAACGGCTGGCGCAACCGCTGCAGGTGGAAGGGCACGAGCTCTTCATCACCACCAGTATCGGCATCAGCCTCTTCCCCCAACACAGCGACGATCCCGCCGGACTGATCAAGAAGGCGGATATCGCCATGTACTGCGCCAAAGCCCAGGGGCGCAACAATTACAAGATTTACGACGGGGCCATGGATGTCAATGCCGACCGGCGCCTGATCCTGACCAACGGCCTGCGCCGCGCCCTCGATCGGGAGGAGTTCCGCCTGCATTACCAGCCCAAGGTCGAAGCCCTCAGCGGTAGGGTCGTCGCCATGGAAGCGCTGGTGCGCTGGGAGCATCCCGAGCTGGGTCTGGTCGCGCCGGGGGACTTTATCCCCATCGCCGAGGAGACCGGGATCATCATCCCCCTGGGCGAATGGGTCATGCGCCGGGCCTGCGAACAGTTGCGGCTTTGGCAACAGGAGGGGATTACGGCGGTGCGGGTGGCGGTGAATCTCTCCGGCTATCAGCTGCAATACCGCGATTTCGTCGCTTCGGTCCAACGGATTCTCGACCAGGTTGGTTTGCCCGGGGAGCTGCTGGAGTTCGAGGTGACCGAGACGGTCATCATGCAGAATCCCGATTTTGCCGTGTCGATCCTCAATCAGTTGCGCGATCTGGGCATCCACATCTCCATCGACGATTTCGGCACCGGCTATTCTTCCCTGGCACACCTCAAGCGTTTTTCGGTGAACACCCTGAAGATCGACAAGTCCTTCGTGCGCGACGTAGAGAGCAATTCCACCGACGCCGCCATCGCCTCGGCGATCATCTCCATGGGCAACAGCCTCAACCTCAAGGTCATTGCCGAAGGGGTGGAAACGGCCGGCCAGCTCGCCTTTCTGCAGGAGCGCCATTGCGACGAAATTCAAGGATTTCTCTTCAGCAAGCCGCTGCCGCCCGAGGAAGCCGCTATCCTGTTGCGGCGGGGAATATGCACGGCGATCGAGCCCTCCCGCCAGGAGTGAACGGGTGACAAAGATGTCAAAGAAAAAGGGCGAACCTGCGGGTTCGCCCTTTTTCTTTCCGTGGGGATAGCCTATCAGGCCGCCGTGGCTGGCGGCACGAAGACCCGCTGCGCGAGTTCCTCGTCGAGACGCAAGAGGCCGTTGCCGTCGTTGCCGATCCGCTCGAGCTTACGCACGATGAGGGAGAAGCTCGCTTCTTCCTCGACCTGCTCGGTGACGAACCATTGCAGGAAGATCTGCGCCGCGTGGTTGCTCTCCTCCTTGGCCAGATCCATGAGTTTGTTGATGCGGTCGGTGACGAAGTTCTCATGCTTGAGGCTGTAGCGGAAGGCGTCGAGGGGGGATTCGTAGGTATTCTTCGGCGCTTCGAAACCCCGGAAATCGGTGCGCCCGGCAGCATCGGCGATAAAATTGTAGAACTTTTCGCCGTGGGTCATCTCTTCCAGCGCCTGTACCCGCATCCAGGAAGCGATGCCGGGGAGATCCTCGGACTGGAAGTAGCCGGCGATGGCCATGTACAGGTAGGCGGAGAAAAACTCGTTCTTCATCTGCTCGTTGAGGGTGTCCTGAAGTTTTGGGCTGAGCATGGCGGTCTCCTTGGGTTTGAGATAAATGACCTGTTTGGTCTTTTTTTGATTTTATAGCAGAATTCCCGGGAATGTCCAGGGGGAGGATGAGGCGCGGCGGGGAATAAAAAACGGGACCCGTTACCGGGCCCCGTCGGGATCGTTGCGAGAATGAGCCTGTGCCTACTTCATGCCGTCTTCGAAGATGATCTTGCGCAGGCCGTCCAAAGCGGTGTTGCCTTGGTTGATCTCTTCGGTAAAGGGATTGCGGTAGGTGTAGGTGACGTAGGTGCAATCGCAGTCCGAGGGGAGGAAAGCGTCCTGGATCATGAACTTCTTGCCGTCCGCCTTGCGGGTGACCTCGATATTGCCCGAGCTGATGTCATTGCCGAACATACTGTAGTTGATGTCGGGACTGTCGAAGAAAACGATTTGCGAAACCGTCTCCAGGGGGATATCGATGGCGGTGCCGCTCAGCCAGCCTTTGATGACCGGGCGTCCTTCAAGCTGGAAGAAGATGATTTCCTGGCCGTCGATGGTGACAAACTTGCCGGGCCGGGATTCCCCACCGAAAACAAGGCCTGCCTGAAGTACGAAAAACAGGATCGGGATGGCGATAAGGCTGATCCGCATGCGGACGTTCATTGCAGAGGTCTCCTTGGAAGTGGATTTATATAGAGAAGAAGATGAAATCGACATCCGCTCGCTGGCTCGCCCCTGTGGGTGTGGGGCGCAAAACCAGCCTACTTGGTAACAGCTTTGAAAGAAAAAATCAATGGTTTTTACGGGTAAGGGGTGCGATTCAAGCCCTTTGTCGACGATTTAATCATTCCGGCGGTGGGCTTTGGGCGGTCGGGGTATCTTTTTTCCCGTCGCCTGTGCTAAAGTTCCCGCGCGCCATCGTTTTTACTCGCCTTTCAGCCTTTGCCAAAGAGGTTTTTCGTGATTATCCGTTCCACCGCCTTTATCAAGAGCGCCACCCACCCCGGCAATTACCCCGAGGCGT encodes the following:
- a CDS encoding molybdopterin-containing oxidoreductase family protein is translated as MARLLEKKVSRRHFMGLSSCALATIAIGSQVKVLKALAKDGRIDAPTGLGSKDVYSSCGMCVNKCGFIARVKDGVIQKLDPNPEFFIRSRAMLCARGNAGVKVVYDPDRLKYPLIRVEGSKRGEGKFRRATWEEALDLVAKNMNEIKDKYSRASVMFASTEGTFSEHFFTQLAECYGSPNTLRHPTLCLSSNIQGFGATFGTNPTPDVLNADFIIMSGANRSEALMTPDSIDLLRGDGGKRKLVYLDPRFTKTSAKADEWFPIKPGTDMAFILAMIHVIVTENLQDQAFIDEFTVGFEQLVPHIAPYTPEWAAAECEIPAADIRRIAREFAAAAPKAVYYQGRRSSFMANDTQMRRAMAILNTIIGNWDTKGGLIPNASIALTKHDYLAPWYDEDIPGRLDDGAVTYLSEKDGAWPAFRDRALAADPYPIKGMMVYKQNPLASVPNRAKTLKLMEQMDFICTIDITMSDTAWHSDVVLPEATYLERQDPLEGLGGIVPVVAFRQPCIPPMFESKESLWIIQEIAKRLSEEIAAEFDFTMEEHLHHQVKHNPQILEDLKTKGIYYESTEPNYGRTRGTALKTKSGKIEIFSQKYADNGHDPLPVYTRPTAVPSNRYRLLVGRHAYFTHGTTANNPYLHDIMPENTLWLNPVEAQKLGLKNGQMVKVRSAVGEERLKLEVTQKIRPDSVYMAHGFGVLSKAQTNIYGKGGSDAALIEEKYCPISGNVAMHETFVEILPA
- a CDS encoding putative bifunctional diguanylate cyclase/phosphodiesterase is translated as MQQAEEKTNTDTETKVSDWGLPRGLGRYSQLFADPLGRLRLAAKARWLFLALVGVYGLCAGVLYSFSEYGFFLNGTQIAILVLSSAAIVFYNAVFPRIFRHTRFVVSVAPLQIVLDLCFVTVLVYFSGGGASWFWPVYLLVTLEAAVLVEKRQTVWRLGALGGTLYGCLLLATYLQLIPHIDMPFVDHSLHNDGLYLVLMWCWVSLLNAAAAVIGAYLMAVLRRENQAVRESGERLRDFLDSANDLIFSADASGRFLYANRAWRETLGYRPEAEPELRVQEILLEDDRPKCLTELQRVFDSQESRYLEGRFSAKGGRVIEVEGNVTFSRQEDSQGAIWAICRDVTSRKKAQEQLYHMAHHDMLTSLPNRLFFIDRLQQANALARRAKKLVGVLFLDLDRFKIINDTLGHSVGDILLQEIADRLRLCVREVDTVARLGGDEFTVILGNLNTLEEAEQVADKILKRLAQPLQVEGHELFITTSIGISLFPQHSDDPAGLIKKADIAMYCAKAQGRNNYKIYDGAMDVNADRRLILTNGLRRALDREEFRLHYQPKVEALSGRVVAMEALVRWEHPELGLVAPGDFIPIAEETGIIIPLGEWVMRRACEQLRLWQQEGITAVRVAVNLSGYQLQYRDFVASVQRILDQVGLPGELLEFEVTETVIMQNPDFAVSILNQLRDLGIHISIDDFGTGYSSLAHLKRFSVNTLKIDKSFVRDVESNSTDAAIASAIISMGNSLNLKVIAEGVETAGQLAFLQERHCDEIQGFLFSKPLPPEEAAILLRRGICTAIEPSRQE
- a CDS encoding c-type cytochrome; this translates as MKRLAKVIAILSIAAFCASAAVAAEGGNAKKGKYLFKKNCKSCHVEGAEGGVVTPMKKTQAQWERFFGDKSSACATKAGISEKDMNDVQQYLIDHAADSDQPETCG
- the ettA gene encoding energy-dependent translational throttle protein EttA; its protein translation is MSNEVNKVIYSMIRVSKFYDKKPVLKDISLSYFYGAKIGVLGLNGSGKSSLLRILAGVDKEFNGETILSPGYTVGYLEQEPLVNEERTVREVVEEGVQETVDLLKEFEEINLKFAEPMDDDAMNKLIERQGVVQERLDNLDAWDLDSRLEMAMDALRCPPADTPVKILSGGEKRRVALCRLLLQKPDILLLDEPTNHLDAESVAWLEHHLQRYPGTIIAVTHDRYFLDNVAGWILELDRGEGIPWKGNYSSWLEQKEERLRREERSESNRQKTLERELEWIRMSPKGRHAKSQARITAYEKLLGQEAEKREKDLELYIPPGPRLGDVVIEATDVSKAYGDRLLVEGLNFRLPPGGIVGVIGPNGAGKSTLFRMICGQEQPDAGTIRIGDTVQLAYVDQNRTLDSEKSIWEEITGGQEQLQLGKQLVNSRAYVSRFNFSGTEQQKKVGTLSGGQRNRVHLAKMLKEGANVLLLDEPTNDLDVNTMRALEEALENFGGCAVVISHDRWFLDRLATHILAFEGESKAIWFEGNYSEYEADRKKRLGAAADQPHRIKYRHLTR
- a CDS encoding ferritin, producing the protein MLSPKLQDTLNEQMKNEFFSAYLYMAIAGYFQSEDLPGIASWMRVQALEEMTHGEKFYNFIADAAGRTDFRGFEAPKNTYESPLDAFRYSLKHENFVTDRINKLMDLAKEESNHAAQIFLQWFVTEQVEEEASFSLIVRKLERIGNDGNGLLRLDEELAQRVFVPPATAA
- a CDS encoding DUF3373 domain-containing protein, with translation MRKMLIALLVATLAVPATALAAPTVEELQQQIQALQEQLNAIASQVKESEAAPAPAAEIEEDVEDLMARVDKVERKTALDRINWYGDLRNKFDSLHYQDVTWNPGIQVDFNDFGTKAINFDPATGMPTGLNVTSGFNTQLVDAGGTGLSFATPSGTDAEKLSYLLGAMSGAPGTQVTTLTPLTKMLLDPQYTNLLSAFVSGNMPAGVGPFRMLPAGVIVKPKDINNDIAYTTRLRLGMKADVWDNVSFSGRLLMYKNWGDSTGTKVFDSWNSFTMDGTSSGNTSGDLVRVERAYFDWRDIGDTPFYLSIGRRPSTYGPPSQYRENEQRGGTPSGHLVHFNFDGITAGYHLSKHTGIEGQTIRFCYGQGFESEIGNGELFNEIETKDVHLGGFNIDLLNDGTNFLQMTLFRAMDVTDGFKGTIAFPSQFGPIFAPTMNADMQKFPNFNFVTRVQPSTTIGDINLAGLGFAREEMNGINWFGSFGWTQARPNGKTGMFGGMLSDAVWVAELNNTRDEIIMRADRADSDENRDGYSAYVGVQIPAPMGKFGLEYNYGSKYWTPFTQAQDDLIGSKLATRGHVGEAYYIIDVNPKMFIKLAGLYYDYEYTGSGSPVGKPQKIDDVLDGKAFSMLPAVDTAWNVNAALTVKF